TTTGATTAAAGTTGCGGTACATCTACTATTTTTCCTAACATTGTAATCACTTTAAACTCGTAAATGGACTAATGTTATAACTAGGATGCTTGTTTGTACTAAGACACTTGTGTTGAATGGACAATACTGAGCTGGttgtgttgaatggtaatactgaactgcttgtgtAATATATTGGATTGATGTAGGTTTAAGATCATGGAAAACTACTTAagttatagacggcatgctgccgaaaatttcatttgaatcccttttttttttccaaaactaacATGATTATCACATAATGAATACATTAAAGGGGGAGGAATTGTTAAAAGAATTAATAAATATGCACAGtttaagggggagtatttttcaagaaaaatatatcataAAAAAGAACACCAATggattgtcatcatcaaaaagggggagaatgttagccctagttGCTAAGGGTCCTCTTTccagcttgttttgatgacaacaacccattagtgattcTTAAGTGTGCTAACACCTTTCTCTAGTCCAGTTCAGATATACAGGACTATTCCAAAGTGAGCATAAAAGGTCAATTATGCATCAGATCGATAAAGAGCAAATGACAATCAATAAAGCCCAACATATGACACATCCGAAACTCAACCACTCAACCGAAGCACTTATGGATCTTACATTGCGTGCACAAGCTTTGGGTTATGCGTGTGTTTGTATAAGGTAGATTGATTTTGTAACTCCTTTGTGTATGGTACCGTTCAAAAGTAACTAGCAAGAGATGGACAAACTGCATATGCATTCAGTTCATGATAGGGTAAAACATAGACACCGAGACTACACATGCATACTGAGTCACCTTAGACTGCACAAGATGTCTAAatgttttcaaaacatattttatcaaaaCAAGACATCTTGCAAGatggtaaaaatatttttaacaagtatAAACCTTGACTCAATCGAAGAACACCCTTTGGACTTGTTAGAATTCCATTTAAAGCCTCCTTCAATGCACTCAAACAAggtagctcgtcgacgagcacaaggCCCCGTCGACGAATATTCAAAAGAGACTCATCAACGTACACAGGGGaatcatcgacgaggaaataccgagaagACCTTAACTTTCAGAATAGCTGCCTTGTCAATGAACACATGGTGTCGACGACGAGTAGATTGTTAGTCTCGTCGATGTACATAGGGCACTCATCGACAAAGATAAATTGAGAGCTCCCTGGTTTCAGAACAGCAGTCTCATTAACAAACACATGGTCTCGACGACGAGTAGATAAGTTAGTCTCatcgacgtacacagggtactcgtcaACGAAGATAAACCGAGAGCCACCTAAATTCAGAACAAGctatctcgtcaacgaacacaaggtcTCGATGACGAAGCCAATCATGGGACTCATTGACAAGAACGTGACCTTTTCGACGAGTGTCGGGCTGTAGGCAACATTAAATGAACAGTAACGACCATTTTTCAAATTTGTCTTTACTCCATTAATGCTAATGGCTCTCCAGCGAGCTGCTCAACCCCTTTGCCAATAAATGTGAGTCTTGCGCATTCATTCTAGTGTAGTTAAGCATTTGGTTGTTAAGTACATTTATTGAAGCATTCAGAATCTAGGGTTTATCCTTGTTCACTttctcttgctctttactcttgGTTCACCTACCATTCACAaggagaatagtgtgaggtttataCTTGTATATTCAGCTCATAAAGGAGTATTCTACATTGTATTTACTTGCTTTCAAATTCATTGTATTGGAGGTTCCTTGTGAGCTATTATAAGGTGactctaggtgagcaccattgtTAAAGCTTTTTGTAAGCAGCTGGTCTGTAGAGGCTTCTCCACCGAGAAAAAGGGTTACATAGTGGATTTGgagaatccttgagttggtctcaaggcgtggacgtaggcttggtatcgaaccacgttaacatcgccGCATTAAGGTTCTCTTATCCCTTCTCTCTTGTTTTGCTCACTTATTGCTATTTGCCTTAAATATATtctgtgatataatactcttgctCTTGCTAAGAAAActgtgtgattgtagaaaaacttgtatatctacaaaagacgtctattcaccccccctctagacgcatatCCGGGCCAACATCAACCTCAAAGGGTTGTCCTGGATTTTTCTGGAGGTGGGTCAGGAACCACATGGACTTTTAGCCTCTCAATTATGGCAAGGGCATTAGTTAAGTATTGAGTTAAGACTTGAACTTGGGCTTAAAGATCATCTAAAAGGGTATCATCCATATCAGTCCTACAACCTTGATAGCATTTCCCAACTCTGGTTGCCATCAAAACATAACAACACAAGGGCAAAAGACTCACAGCTAAGGAAGGAAATTTTTGGGAGGACCAATTTGGCTATGGGCTGTGGACTATGAGGGTTCACTTAACTAACCTAGgatctgataccaagatgatgtaggatgaGATTGGTTGATTTATGTCCTATGGTTAAACCCTCACATAAGCACACACACTCAAAACACTttgaattaagaatttaattaactaaacataaacactataaatcatgcttcatttcacatgttgttggATTTTTGAGAAGGTGTATGATTGTGTTCagaaaataagtcccaagagttacTAACTAAAGAATCAAGTCTGATGCATATAGATGTTATTTCAAAGCTAAGATTACAAGTTCTAAGCTACCAAGTTAACAATCAtgcaattgattttaactagcaagtatcaatattgaaatCTAATGGTTCAAATGTGCTATTCAAATAAAGAATTTTAGGCTTCAAGCAAAGGGTTGCACAATATAAAATAAGGGCTTAAATAAATATTGATTTACTAATAGATTCATTGGATGACTCTACGTTGTTCAACACGTAGTTAGATTACGCCATAAGTTCATCGGACAAGCTTTGAATCACCAATATAAACACAACAATGGAGTGAAGGGATGATGGCCGTGTAGGTGTGGAAGGAGAAGTGGCCGTGTGGGTGAGGGGGAGGAGATGGAGATGAAGTTGCTGGatagatagtggtctctcaccaattgatctccagagagaacgacgtagcctcacactacacaatcagAAGATTGGACAAGCTTTCAAGCTCAATAATGGAATTCTGTTCAACATTCGAACTTAGCTTAACTTTTATTTTtacaatgaagggatatatatagctagcaagGGGGGACAAAGCATTAACAAGCTTAGCTATCATGgggggacaaggacattaaacaactaacaattcccacacaagcatagaagacacaaataataaagacaccaacttacGAGATACATTAattactcttacaagttactaacaaaataaatgctccaactttctagacatatacatgcaagctaagttgtcttgcaatattacaaattaaatacaaacataaGTCAAAAGGAGGCCCAAttcgtgtggggcccaatggagtcgtgtggggcccacatgggtcttcttGCTTTAATACTTCATTTGGATCTTCTCGTACTAAAAGTCTTCAAGTATGATTTTCCATTAATCCCATGGGTTCTTGCAAAACAGGTATGAACTAAAGTGAACATTAGGAGGTTGTCCATATGTCACCAtatcagcaaaggagtggacatcaggaggtcatccacgtgtcaccatgtcggcAAAGGAAATTGGTagggcatgttgatccccatcatagACCTTTAATGTTTGCATCATCATATGAAAAATGTGCACTTGAGTGCAAATGTTAGTGTAACTgctttttaacatttttttccccttgattgaaaatttgaacttgaaTATGTAATTATTCAATATAACCtttaatttattataaatatacaacacTCATCACTTTAGAAGTGTGATAATTTTTCAACCTTCTCATGATATGAGAGCTTAAATGGTCTATTCTAACTTCTTATTAAGTACCCTTACGTCAACCCCACCTCTCTCCCCTAATTTCTTATTAGGTCCCTTTCTAGACATACGCATGCAAGCTAAATTATTTTgtaatattacaaattaaatacaaacataaGTCAAAAGGAGTTCTCATCCGTGTGGGAGCCCATAAGAccttgtggggcccacatgagtctttTTGTTTTAatactttatttaaattttttcgtATCGAAAGTTTTCAAGTATGATTTTCCATTAATTCCATGAATTCTCGCAAAATAGTTATGAATTAAAGTTGAAATCCAGAGATTGTTCACGTGTCACCATATCAGTAAAAGAGTGGATATCGAAAGTCATCCACATGTCACCATATTAGCAAAGGAAATGGGTAGGATATATTAATCCCCATCATAGGCCTTTGATATTTGCACCATCATTTGAAAATGTACACTTGAGTGCAAATATAAGTGTCACTACTTTTTAACAATTTTTTTGACGAAAAATTTGAACACTCATCACTTTAAAAATGATATGAGAGATTAAATGGTCTATTCTAACTTCTTATCAGGTTCCGCCGTCTCCCCCTCGCAACCCTATTCTCTCTCTCAGCGCCGCACTCCCTCCAGCAGCCTCCCTTCCCTGAGCCGCCGCTCTTTCCTACCCCCTTCCCTAAGCTGCCGCACTACCGTCGCGGCGTCGCCCAAATCCCAGCAGCCCTAACCTCTGTTTCTCGTTACAATCCCAGCGGCCCGAACCTCTGTTTCTCGTTATCTCAGCCGTACGCCCCACGCGGAACCCCATTTGCGAACGTGAGTCCCTCACGCAAGCACAAACGGACACACAGTCTCTCTCTGGCTTGTGATACAAACCTCGCCGCAGAACACTTTGTGCATCTCTTTCAACCTTCTCTAATGGCGTCCTCATGCAACAGATTCTTCGGCAGAGCATCCCTACAGTCCCTCAAATCCGTCATCAGATCAACACCCCGGACAGCTTCCATCAACAGATCTGCCCCTTCGTCCCCACTCCCGACCAGGTCTTCCGCGTCACCCCTTCGCCGGTTCTCCCTCgccaggtctctctctctctctctctctctctctctctctgggttgTGTCTTATGGGTTCAAATTTTCTGATTTTGTTAGGTCTCCATCGGAGCTAGGCTGTGTGCAGTCTATGTTGCCTCTGCACAGTGTTGTAGCGGTGGCAAGGATGACTTCGTGCCTGAGCTCTACCTCGAGGAGTTGCAGAGCTCTTTCACAGGGTACACTCTGCCGTACCTCTCCCGGCCTCTAAAACTGTTTAAATGTTTTTGAGTGTGAGTCGCTGCATCTCTTACCTATGAATATGATGAAGTCTTGTGCGCCTTTGAATTTTATTTACTCCCGTGTCTACTGATAggtgtttttttcttcttttactatGAGTTAAGTTATTGGAAACTGAAACTGGAGAACTAACAATGTATCATGACAGTATTGTTTGAAGGAATATCATGGATTGATATTTTCAAGGGTGTAGTGAAAAGTTCCTATTCATATTTTTTCTGTTGAAATTTTTGTAGTTGGGGAAAATAGGGAAGTTTCCAAAAGAATTCAAGAATTAATTCATGTGTGATGAAACGAGTCTTTACATTTCACCATGTTATGATTTTATAATGAACAGAATACTTTGACAATATTTTTGTTCATTTTGATATTTGGGTGTTCATTAAGAATTTTTGAATTGTGGGAAGATATGGTATAAACAATGAAGTAAGGTTGCATTTGCTTGATGATAACTAGGGACAATTAACTAGTTCAAAAATTTAGTTGTGATTGCTTTGCAAGGCATAAGATCATTAGACCACATGCCTTTCATAAAATCTCATAATGCTAGTTATTTTGTTTTCACGAATCCATATTTCCAACCAAATTGCTCTGAAACTTTATGTACTTGGGTTGGATATTTATTGTCAAGTTCTTGAGCTTAATAGATTTTCACCTATTTAGTTGAAACACTAAGTTCAAAACTTGGGTTATACAGTGATGTACCAATTTCCAACTTTTTTATCAGAGTTTTCGTTTAGGTTGGAACTTCAGTAATCATAATGCTAAAGACACTTTGTGAGTAAATAATTGGGAACTGGTTTTGGGGGTTTAAAGTGCATTGATGGAGTATTTGACAGCATCTGACTGGAAATATTTGGTTCCTGCAGGCACATGAAACAATGCTTGAAAGAAATAAACTGGACACGCCAATTATGATTCCCTTCGTCATTTTCAAGTATGAATGCTTTGTTAACAGTCCTAAAATCCTTAGAAATCCATCAGATACAGGGCATATGGCCTTTTATCTATGGTTGTAACAATTTTCTATATCTGGTGTCTACATCTGTTCAGGAAGATAGATGGCACCTTGTCAATTTAGGACATGCAAATTATTGTTTTGCCAGAAGTATCTTATCAAGCATGCTACCTGATTTCACTTTATGAATTATTTGATTCATGGTTCTCTTATATGGTGCTTCATTTTTCACTTGTGCTGGACTTTAACATATCATTTTCTCTCTTCAATTAACCGTAGATATAGAAGAATTCTTTACTAGAAAATTCTTGCAGGGCAAGTTCTCCAGATGCATTTAATTTGAAAGTCAAAGTTATAATAAAAATCTAAACAAATGACGGGTTTTTCAAATGTTCTATTTATTCTATTATGAGCTTTAAAATCTAGATGATGTTAAAATAGTTGATTTTGCCAGCACTCTGTCAACCACTTTTTCTTGTTCATATTTCTATCTTTAGAATGTTAATCACATTTTAGTATCATTAATCAAGCAGTAATGGTAAATTTATATCTGGACTGCTTGCCTTCCTAAATCTGGGAACTGAACGCTTTTTGTGAGCACGTGTCTTAATTAATCTAGAGGATTAGAAGGGGCAAAGGTGAATTTAAGACTTTTTGCCTTGTTTGTTGGGCATGGGGGTGGGAATGGTGGACATGGCCacctgatttttctaaaaattgatAGGGTCCCACCATCCCCACCCCCATGCccagcaaacacacacacacacacacacacacacatatatatatatatatgcccaaATTTGTATGAACTGCaaaaattttaatctttttatTCTTTCCACCCCTCTGTTGGTGATTCACAATTAATCTCATCATAAGCCCATTATACTTAACACCCTTCAATTTAAATTTATCTGATGAAAGCGCTGTTGCTTTTGAAACTCGAAACATCGCCaatagttaggttataaataatttacttattttttggTTTAGAACTTGATAGATtacataataaataattatagaaCTGACATGTCATTTAAAGGGTAAGAAGTAAAATATTTTGGTGCCTCTTTATATCTATAAATTATAAGATCCACATGGGGCATGATATAGAATTGGTCAACCAATTAATCGCACAACAAAACTACTTGGTTTTAACCATCTTGTCAAATCAGGACATGGCACACACAAATGTTGACAACATCGCTAGCCTTCAACTTGGTTAAATGAAGTTGTTGAAAAGTAGCTCAATAATAGAGAATGTGGTTTGGATTGTTTGATCAGAAAATGCCTTCGAAGATTCAGCAATTAGATTTTTGGAGTCTTCTGTTTTGCTCATCTATTTACAAGTATGCTTTTCTAATGAACATCCATTACCCCTATTCAACATCTTGATTTCACAATTGCAAAAGTTAGTGGAAGTGACATGGATAACTAGAATATATTTTTAAAGGTTTCTATTATTAAATCTGAATATGTTGAGCATTGAGTGATTGAATGTTAAATGTGAATGAGAATATATTGGTAACGCAAGTGCTGCTTTTCTCAGATGAAATTGATGGTACGTGATACATGCATGCTGTTTCAGGAGGTGCGCTGTGGCATCTATGCTTCAACATGTCTTACAATTTTTTGCACCTTTATACCATATTTGTGCTGTGATTTGTTTTTAATTGATTGACGACTATCCATTTTGGTATTCTTGGGCAATAAATCTATGGGCAATAAATCTAGGAAAACTTTGTGGGGTTAATTTTATCATTTTGCATGTACCTTAACAGTGCTAGTGTATGGATCACTAATTGTTCAATGTAGTGTTCTAATTGTTCTGACTGCCATATTTATTTCTTGTTATTGCAAATTTGTTTctgatttaattttttattttttgtgttagAGCTCGGTCTATCAGTTCCAAGGTGACTTTGTTAGCAGACTACTGCCATGTCAAGGAGTTTTTCTTCATTTGATTCGAAAGAGCAAGCTTTTTGTAGATCTCAACAATCATTTCTTTGTCTGTAAAACTACCTGAATCATAGAAAGAAGCAATTATTATTGATtcttaaatgggttttttttttggtggtaAATAACCATATGAAGAAGTGGCATTATCTATTTCTTATATTTATGTGTTCAGTTGACAAAGGTCAACCTTTCCTTCCTTTGAATTAAATAAACCGCATGCTTGATGACTCCTTTTTTGTCCTTTGCATTTTCTGAGCTTGCCATTGTGTTACTGTAGATGATATACTTTCTTCTCACTGGAAGAACTGAATGTTTAACTAGTTATCTTTAAGCAAAACTAGATGGTTCAGATGAATGCATTGGCTTTATCCAGCCAAGGTTTCTCTGCTTGGTTTAGAAGAAGCGGAGAATAGCACTTCTAAGGGGGAAGGCATCCCAAGCTTTTTTCCTGAACATCCCAGCTGTTTTTCCTGTCTCTGTTTGTTGGTGAGGCCTTGGAGCCACTAATGAATCGAGAGCAGTTATTAGCCAAAGGAAGGCAAAGAGTGCTATGTAATAGTAGCCATAATAAGGTCATTATAAGAAACAGGGACTGGAGGTTCAGCAAAAGAATATCGCATAAAGGATCAATCGACCTTTTACCAGCTACGGTACTTAAGCTTAATTGCATTACAGATGATTAGAAGAAGATTAGCTGTAGAATGGCGACCCTTTAAATTTCTCCAGCTTCTTTCTCCCAATTTGTAGTAAAATATCAGCAAACGGAAacacagaaacatgttttatagtaacTTTTTGAAGGATAGAACCTTTTAGATTATAATTGGTCTTTGAATTCAATCAGATATTCAGCAGAAGAGGTAAATTCTGAGTAAACCCCCCATATAGGTACTGTAGCATGTGAAGTTTATCTCCATCAACAAAGGAGATACTCCCTTCTCTTCCAATTTCCTGAAAGCTTTATCTGATCCTCGATAAAGTCTCCAAGGTGCCTCATCGTTCCTGCATCAACAGCATCATTCCACTCACCAGCCTTTCAAGGCCTGAGCTTCCACATCCTTTCTAGGGTTACAAATGTCAGACGAGCCCGACCCAAATGAATTTTCTTAATCCACTATTTTGATCAAAATTTAGTGGAAGTGACATGGATAACTAGAATAGATTTTTAAAGGTTCTTATTGTTAAATCTGAATATGTTGAGCATTGAGTGATCGAATGTAAAATGTGAATGAGAATATATTGGTAACGCAGGTGCTACTTTTCTCAGATGAAATTGATGGTACGTGATACATGCATGCTGTTTCGGGAGGTGCGCCGTGGCATCTATGCTTCAACATGTCTTACAATTTTTCGCACATTTATACCATATTTGTGCTGTGATTCATTTTTAAATGATTGATAACTATCCATTTtgttaaatcttgatatacattgttagtcTATAATCTAACATTTTAAGTTCTTAGTAAAAATGGTATTGAAACTTTACATTATGATAAAAATTCTATTTATATACTCCAATTCCTTCATCCAAATTCATAATTTATCATataatttttgatatattatatcATGGGCACTAggttttaaataatttaaaactgTATTTAAAAGCATGTAATTTGgatgttgaatttaaatttgaatgaatttagacaaaatttagtataatttcatattacattttgtacaaatccattcaaattcAGATTCAATCCCTCTTCAGTAAAGAAAATTAGAAACacaatgaattttgaaaaaaaaaaaaattatttcaaaaaatgtgGCAACGTGAACACTTAGGTGGTATTTATAGGGGATGAATGATATAGTCGtggtattttgaatttaaaaaattcgACTCCTTGAAACTCCTTAAATATTGGAATCATATCTTCAATAAGTGTGCAGTAATGGTTTGCATGTTTGAATTCTTCTTTAATTGGAGAGAGATTTAATAAAGTGTCTTCATGGATGGAATTGGAGTGTTTTCATGGGTGGAATTGATTTCTTCATGTGGGTGAAATTGAAGTGTTTTCATAGGTGAAATTAATTTCTtcatgattttctaaagtgtCTTTAAGGGTGGAATTGATGTCTTCATGGATGGAATTGATTGAGGGGAGTGTGTTGCTAATACCCTCCCGCAAAACTTGCCGATTCTGGAGGCAAAGTTTGGTACGAAAATAATGAAGAGCTAAATTAAACATTGACTTTGTAAAGAGATCGGCAACCTGTTGAGTGGTTGAGACATGTTGAGTGATGAGCAGACCATGTGCAATATGTTCAACACAAAATGATAATCTAGCTCAATATGTTTGCTGCGAGCGTGGAAAATAGGATTAACGGTCATGTGAAGTGCACTAAGGTTGTTGCAGTAGAGTATGAGAGGTGACGGTAATGTAATTTGAAGGTCTTGGAGGATAAAGGTGATCCAAGTGAGTTCAACTACTGTATTGGCCATGGCACGGTACTCGGCCTCCGTGCTTGAACATGAAATGGTGTATTGTTTCTTTGCACACCACGAGATGAGGTTCCTGCTAAGGAATGTATAATAGCCCATGGTTGATCGTCTCGTTGTAGGATATCTTGCCCAATCTGCATTTGAAAAAGCAACTAGATCAAGTGTAGTGTGTGAAGAAAAATGTAACCCCATGCCAATTAACCCTTTGACATACCATAGGATATGGTGAACCATTTGTAAGTGTGTCATTGTGGGAGCATGCATGAATTGTGAGACATAATTAACACTAAATGAAAGGTTAGGACAAGTGAGTGTGGGATTTTGTAAAGCACCAATAAGTCCTCGATAGTAACTAGGATCGTTGATGGGAGTGTCATTGGGAGGAAGTTTAGTTTTAACTTCAAGTGTACTCATGGGTTTACAATCAACCATGTTAGAGCGTTCAAGAATAGTGAGAGCATAGTGTGATTGAGATAGATgaagtgtaatgacccgaaaattctggctatatatatatatatatatatatattctattttacttAATAAGCTCTGATACCTCAAAATATAAcaaagtcaacctggacccaaAGTGGGATACTGAGGATATACCTCTCCATACATACATACTATCGATGCAACGGAAAACATGAAATACCCAAATCTTACATACAATAACAGAGTTCTATTGtttccataaataaataaataaatatatatatatatatatatatactgaggATATACCTATCCATACATACATACTATCGATGCAGCGAAAAACATGAATACCCAAATCTTATATACAATAACAGAGTTCTATTGtttccataaataaataaataaagaaataaataaataaataaatatatatacaaccccaaaatccatagaaatatccTAGGGATTACGCCAACGTAAGtcccaactcaaacacttaccctaatactagggcagtactaaagtattctctatctcggagctcactCCGCACGTCggtctagatttcctgaaatgtttgaattctggggtgagatacctctaagtaagtgggatagattagcatcaatgtgtgacaacatgagcttTATTGTGTTATACACATATAATGTACATAATTAACTACATTTGATAAATCAGGCAAATCTGTTCTATATAAATCTGAAGAAATCATGTTTCAACATAAACATACTATACATGATAAATTTCTGTATGAATGTAAATtgtctgctatatctgtatagTACTAAAAAATTTTTCTAGATGGATAACtagttgatatcatgtattacccccacatgattgagTTATACAatccgtaggcgggacctagcaatggttggcctaccacactaagccaaaactgacacgtctgtaagtacgattggcctacctagTCTGGTCCGTACTGccagggggcacactactcttcaCTGGGTtcaatcgactatccattcaccaacactctatctgagatgtgtgatGACATTAATCTAAACTGacagctacggtaccgtgttctaaaactaaactaagtcatcagggttctgctatcatatagtactgttggcctaactgggtttttcaatcttattttgatgataacaaaatgaaggatgttttaacatgcgtTGTTGAATGGTTTTAATTCAGGCCTAAGTAAAAAGACACTCacgattaatcatggaagtaagctggagatcaaagtcaatcaaatgaaagcttctcaaaacattgaagaaataaaagatacatgaagagTTTAAAGGCCAAGCAGACTTTGAAGTAAATACTGAACCTTAAGAGGCTGTAAGatttagtgattaaggagatctcttagaaagatatttgtaagtacttcaagtcatcattatttagatatgtgaaactttttaagatacaaaaacttagagaccagcacttaaaaaaaaaaaaaactcttgaaaatgtttttgaatggctataattaagtttttcaaataaattagattttaaagaaatcagatatagaaaatatttgaaaagagagaacTGCACAGCcaactgactagtacaaaaagtgacccagtcgagtgagtcagtgACCCAGTcaagtgagtcagccgactgattttgcagagaacttttgaatttcaaacttgcgggaaaattttcgaaattaattttataatttaatatttttttgaaaagttatctaaatggaagattttcaaaattaattctataattcaatatttttttgaaaagttacttaaatggaagattttcaaaattaattctataatttaatattttttgaaaagttatctaaatgcttcatgttaaatgaggaaacttttccctaaaaaggtctataaataccttccttactaaatgaagaatacattcaagcaatGCATGATTtttatgctaaaactctcctaaagcccATCACACCTTTGATGGGGGAAAACTCTGCAAAATTGCTGGATTAAAGAGAGGTTTtgattctgagttgcatctaaaattcttatatcaataagaaagaaactttggtgacttctaaaccttgagtttcACGTTTTCTATTTAGTCTTGATTTGAAGTACggtttgagatttaacttgtacaacctgctctatgtttgagagtgtttttgtatgcagataTCCATTTCCTTTTTACTTgatttttgacggttcaaggtatagttggatcgttggaccaagcataggttgttgcttgaagaggtttctcttcctaaaaaaaaggttggttattgtaaagatttttgttccacccggaaggaacaaggtatagtgaaatttctaaaaaaaatataaattgcgTAGATGttctaattctttcaattataaaaataatacatattgGAAATTACATAAACCAacgcctaatttgttcttgggcttgcgaaaaccgaaagggagtacgttggttaattgacattttgcggaaaccgtaagggagcacgttgat
This Malania oleifera isolate guangnan ecotype guangnan chromosome 11, ASM2987363v1, whole genome shotgun sequence DNA region includes the following protein-coding sequences:
- the LOC131167917 gene encoding protein NONRESPONDING TO OXYLIPINS 2, mitochondrial-like isoform X2, which translates into the protein MASSCNRFFGRASLQSLKSVIRSTPRTASINRSAPSSPLPTRSSASPLRRFSLARSPSELGCVQSMLPLHSVVAVARMTSCLSSTSRSCRALSQELGLSVPR
- the LOC131167917 gene encoding uncharacterized protein LOC131167917 isoform X1 is translated as MQQILRQSIPTVPQIRHQINTPDSFHQQICPFVPTPDQVFRVTPSPVLPRQVSIGARLCAVYVASAQCCSGGKDDFVPELYLEELQSSFTGHMKQCLKEINWTRQL
- the LOC131167917 gene encoding protein NONRESPONDING TO OXYLIPINS 2, mitochondrial-like isoform X3, whose product is MASSCNRFFGRASLQSLKSVIRSTPRTASINRSAPSSPLPTRSSASPLRRFSLARSPSELGCVQSMLPLHSVVAVARMTSCLSSTSRSCRALSQDEIDGT